One region of Syntrophobacter fumaroxidans MPOB genomic DNA includes:
- a CDS encoding RHS repeat-associated core domain-containing protein, translated as MANKIFRRSARFFLCVFVLSCPLVWAGLPVAPGLNSPGNDTWVPLTETARIETASAARCLLAAHAGGKGATGLSPSPGHGEALSAKPALEDLDYGVDTEAFFPGGDVLGGTVSILTGNAVETAADLAYPSAHRLGLTFGRTYNSRAETSGILGTGWTHTYGASLTPPVSPDPYLKVVDSTGRARYFTEESAGVYRGAFNDHTKVLVLVNGNYAWYPLDGTIFIFSPTGLLLHIQDIAGNRLSLTHDAQNRPSTVSDPSTGRALTFSYNGSGLLETITGPLPNTTSTGTVATFTYDANSNLTSVLYADNSGFTYEYADANDVHNLTLTQNKANHTLFEWTYDAQDRCAWHRSRRARGSFSVSYVSDTQVDVTDPYNWVRSYTVATVAGRKRVTAVVNPAYPGDPDKAANAPYAASNALAWTYDASTGNLTDATFPRGVVNQFRNFIVRGYPQTVILAAGSAQPRTIAYTWHPSMNVVLTRTEASVLGAGNKETIFDYDDPAAAGDDPAVYNESPTKLLYRKIEKGYRKTVAGTVASYEYVTALTYNAGGQVLTIDGPRSGTGDTTTFAYDATTNDLLSVTRPLVGATVFSNFDAAGNPRKLTDVNAQEQTFVYDSRGRIKEIHNTADSSVRTVTYNVAGLPATRTDEDGVNESHTYDNTYGQPRRVTDHEGNYVKTIFNAAGNLTSVQHLTAADEITRERTWSYSGSDYPGLLFKEYEADGVTHTRTQYDASGNVRSVVDPNGNQTDYAYDAFNRVISITRPGNAVTHFEYDSQGNLAKVVDPEGDPANPALGHTTTTTYDDMGNLIGVGSPDSGTTTYGYRPEGTIWWRIDARNIQTTYSNDALYRINQASYPAVGDLAAYTVTYSHDQRANGKGHLTTVTDPSGTTLLNYDARGRLKEKKSTVSGFQFTLSRTFSPAGRVNQLTYPSGRTVTYSRAGCGCKLTGVSTTYGAESATTILENLSYQPFGQATGMGWGNAGSVVSEYDLNGRLTTANRGAPMQRDFTYYPNGQLHTVAGTASTPWVNRVYAYDTLDRLSLAERPQLTKAYDFDSAGNRLHTIVDASVSETYAYAAGTNRLSAVAAAQGKTFDYDANGNTILIASGTNRVFTYNQENRLIGVAEDGNPLGTYVYNGFGQRAAKTAGGVATLYIYDFSGNLVCEAEGTGGGIQKEYIHHGRSRLAMADPGAGAVCSGNTKVCVYFTHNDLLGTPEFMTDSTNTAVWEAAYDAFGEATIHPASTVVNNFRFPGQYYDAETGLHYNWHRYYDPKTGRYMTPDPIGLAGGINPYTYAENDPINFIDLYGLWRFPDYVSINFNIAIPTPWTATLLGGTAQVALDRYGNFYAGPGGTVGKAATVFSLSATVGWLDTSEKPCEKTLDNFLSGHSFNAGAGFWGGGGETWTPGVGTGTEVGFVSPQAGASYHYSWKVTKFGFGW; from the coding sequence ATGGCAAATAAGATATTTCGCAGATCGGCACGGTTTTTCCTGTGTGTGTTTGTACTCTCATGCCCTCTCGTCTGGGCCGGTTTGCCCGTCGCGCCCGGCCTCAATTCTCCGGGAAACGACACTTGGGTCCCGTTAACGGAAACCGCTCGAATCGAAACCGCCTCGGCGGCGCGCTGTCTATTGGCCGCCCACGCCGGCGGCAAGGGCGCAACCGGGCTTTCCCCGAGCCCGGGGCACGGCGAAGCGCTGAGCGCCAAGCCGGCCCTGGAAGACCTCGACTACGGGGTGGACACCGAAGCGTTCTTTCCCGGCGGAGACGTGCTGGGGGGGACGGTGAGCATCCTCACCGGAAACGCCGTGGAGACGGCGGCCGATCTTGCCTACCCCTCCGCCCACCGCTTGGGGCTGACCTTCGGGAGGACTTACAACAGCCGGGCCGAAACCTCGGGGATCCTCGGCACCGGGTGGACCCACACCTACGGGGCGAGCCTGACGCCTCCCGTCTCCCCCGACCCCTATCTCAAGGTCGTCGACTCCACGGGCCGTGCCAGGTATTTCACCGAGGAGAGCGCCGGGGTCTACAGGGGCGCCTTCAACGATCACACCAAAGTGCTCGTTCTCGTGAACGGCAATTACGCCTGGTACCCGCTGGACGGCACGATATTCATTTTCTCTCCCACGGGTTTGCTGCTCCACATCCAGGACATCGCGGGAAACCGGCTGAGCCTCACCCACGACGCCCAGAACCGCCCGTCCACGGTGAGCGATCCATCCACGGGCCGAGCACTCACCTTCAGCTACAACGGTTCCGGGCTGCTCGAAACCATCACCGGGCCGCTTCCCAACACGACCTCGACGGGGACCGTCGCGACCTTCACCTACGATGCAAATTCCAACCTCACTTCCGTGCTCTATGCGGACAACTCGGGGTTCACTTACGAGTATGCCGACGCCAACGACGTGCACAACCTGACCCTCACGCAAAACAAGGCCAACCATACCCTGTTCGAATGGACCTACGACGCCCAGGACCGGTGCGCCTGGCATCGGAGCCGGCGCGCCAGGGGATCGTTTTCCGTGAGTTACGTGAGCGACACCCAGGTGGACGTGACGGATCCGTACAATTGGGTGCGCTCCTACACCGTCGCAACGGTTGCGGGGAGAAAGCGCGTGACGGCGGTGGTGAATCCGGCCTACCCCGGCGACCCTGATAAGGCCGCCAACGCCCCGTATGCGGCAAGCAACGCCCTTGCCTGGACCTATGATGCGAGCACGGGAAACCTCACGGACGCGACCTTCCCCAGGGGAGTCGTCAACCAGTTTCGGAACTTCATCGTGCGGGGCTATCCTCAGACGGTGATTCTGGCGGCGGGGAGCGCGCAGCCCCGCACCATCGCCTACACCTGGCATCCGAGCATGAACGTGGTGCTCACCCGCACCGAAGCCAGTGTGCTGGGAGCGGGCAACAAGGAGACGATCTTCGATTACGACGATCCGGCGGCCGCGGGTGACGACCCGGCCGTCTACAACGAGAGCCCCACGAAGTTGCTCTACCGCAAGATCGAGAAAGGCTACCGCAAGACGGTGGCGGGAACCGTGGCGTCCTACGAATACGTTACGGCCCTGACCTACAACGCCGGGGGACAGGTGCTCACCATCGACGGGCCGCGTTCGGGAACCGGCGACACGACGACCTTTGCCTACGATGCGACGACGAACGATCTCTTGTCCGTTACCCGGCCGCTCGTTGGGGCCACGGTGTTTTCCAACTTCGACGCCGCGGGGAACCCGCGAAAGCTGACCGACGTCAACGCCCAGGAACAAACCTTCGTCTACGACAGCCGGGGAAGGATAAAAGAAATCCACAACACGGCCGACTCGAGCGTGCGCACCGTGACGTACAACGTCGCGGGGCTTCCCGCGACGCGAACGGACGAGGACGGGGTCAACGAGTCCCACACCTACGACAACACCTACGGGCAGCCCCGGCGGGTGACCGATCACGAGGGTAATTATGTAAAGACCATTTTCAACGCGGCGGGCAATCTCACGAGCGTGCAGCACCTCACGGCCGCCGATGAAATCACCAGGGAGAGGACCTGGAGCTATTCGGGTTCGGACTATCCGGGGCTTCTTTTCAAGGAATACGAAGCCGACGGCGTCACCCACACCCGCACCCAGTACGACGCCTCGGGCAACGTGCGATCCGTTGTCGATCCCAACGGGAACCAGACCGACTACGCTTACGACGCGTTCAACCGGGTGATTTCCATCACCCGGCCCGGGAATGCCGTGACCCATTTCGAATATGACTCACAGGGGAACCTCGCCAAGGTGGTCGATCCGGAAGGCGATCCGGCCAATCCCGCCCTTGGCCACACCACCACCACCACCTACGACGACATGGGGAACCTCATCGGGGTCGGTTCCCCGGATTCCGGGACCACGACTTACGGGTACCGGCCGGAGGGGACCATCTGGTGGAGGATAGACGCGAGAAACATCCAAACGACCTATTCGAACGACGCCCTCTACCGGATCAACCAGGCGAGCTACCCGGCCGTGGGGGATCTTGCCGCCTACACCGTGACGTACTCGCACGACCAGCGCGCAAACGGCAAGGGGCATCTGACCACCGTCACGGATCCTTCCGGCACCACCCTTTTAAACTACGACGCCCGGGGAAGGCTCAAGGAGAAGAAATCCACCGTTTCGGGGTTTCAATTCACCCTCTCGCGCACGTTTTCCCCCGCGGGCCGAGTGAACCAGCTGACCTATCCGAGCGGCAGGACGGTGACTTACAGCCGCGCGGGTTGCGGATGCAAGCTCACCGGGGTGAGCACGACCTACGGGGCCGAATCGGCCACGACCATCCTCGAGAACCTCAGCTACCAGCCCTTCGGCCAGGCCACCGGCATGGGCTGGGGAAACGCCGGGAGCGTGGTGAGCGAATACGATCTCAACGGGCGTCTCACCACGGCAAATCGCGGCGCTCCCATGCAGCGCGACTTCACCTATTACCCCAACGGGCAGCTTCACACCGTCGCGGGCACGGCCTCCACGCCGTGGGTGAACCGCGTCTACGCCTACGATACCCTGGACCGGCTGAGCCTTGCCGAGCGCCCGCAGCTGACCAAAGCCTACGACTTCGACTCCGCGGGAAACCGGCTGCACACCATCGTTGACGCCTCGGTGAGCGAAACTTACGCCTACGCTGCCGGAACGAACCGCCTGAGCGCCGTCGCGGCCGCGCAGGGCAAAACCTTCGACTATGACGCCAACGGGAACACGATCCTCATCGCCTCGGGAACGAACCGGGTTTTCACCTACAACCAGGAAAACCGTTTGATCGGCGTCGCCGAAGACGGGAACCCGTTAGGCACCTACGTCTACAACGGGTTCGGCCAGAGGGCGGCAAAGACCGCGGGAGGGGTCGCGACGCTCTATATCTACGATTTTAGCGGGAACCTCGTCTGCGAGGCCGAGGGAACCGGCGGCGGCATTCAAAAGGAGTACATCCACCACGGGAGGAGCCGCCTTGCGATGGCCGATCCCGGCGCCGGGGCCGTTTGTTCGGGGAACACCAAGGTGTGCGTGTACTTTACCCACAACGACCTCCTGGGAACGCCCGAGTTCATGACCGATTCCACCAACACCGCGGTCTGGGAAGCCGCCTACGACGCCTTCGGCGAAGCGACGATCCATCCCGCTTCCACCGTCGTCAACAACTTCCGTTTCCCGGGCCAGTACTACGATGCCGAGACGGGCTTGCATTACAATTGGCACCGGTACTATGATCCCAAAACCGGAAGGTACATGACCCCTGATCCCATCGGGCTTGCAGGGGGGATCAATCCTTACACTTATGCGGAAAACGACCCGATCAATTTCATTGATCTCTACGGACTCTGGCGGTTTCCCGACTATGTATCAATTAACTTTAATATAGCAATCCCAACCCCGTGGACAGCCACATTGCTTGGAGGCACCGCACAGGTAGCTTTGGATAGATATGGTAATTTTTACGCGGGGCCCGGTGGAACTGTTGGAAAAGCGGCAACAGTTTTTTCTCTTAGCGCGACAGTAGGATGGTTGGATACAAGCGAAAAGCCCTGCGAAAAGACATTGGATAATTTCTTGTCTGGTCATAGCTTCAACGCTGGTGCGGGATTCTGGGGGGGCGGCGGGGAAACATGGACCCCTGGTGTCGGCACCGGCA
- a CDS encoding two-component system sensor histidine kinase NtrB yields MKLIEACCTHGELWEIILSSIKEAIILSDTAGRVLSASPAVERILGYKPHELEGEDLSLLFTSEDVSCLCPNILHLAVKHRRFDGELMLVRKDGSRFVCSMSVERHVDPEEGKEILLFCVEDVEKRRELERTAAGSHYQDLIKIANGIAHEIRNPLVSLGGFLNRIYKTHSGDDELMKYHDISMRSLRRIENLIAKVELFARLPTPQLEETVIRDLIEELAKSYEDELRKRKIELHLTVDDAVLLVDRNLIAKALAIIIENAIQVLPGGGRIEILSRSMSDQYELSVIDNGPGISADDLPYVFNPFFSTRPDGVGIDLAVVRRVAETHGGCVGVISSPGEGATFYLRLPVERRRSIRTMRLSEDHGVKPTLFTFHKSP; encoded by the coding sequence ATGAAACTCATCGAGGCATGCTGCACTCACGGGGAACTCTGGGAGATCATTCTCTCTTCCATCAAGGAAGCGATCATCCTTTCGGACACGGCGGGACGCGTGCTGAGCGCAAGCCCCGCCGTGGAAAGGATTCTGGGGTATAAGCCCCATGAGCTCGAAGGCGAGGACCTCTCCCTTCTTTTCACCTCCGAAGACGTTTCGTGCCTGTGTCCCAACATCCTTCACCTGGCCGTGAAGCATCGACGGTTCGACGGGGAGCTCATGCTGGTTCGCAAGGACGGGTCGCGGTTCGTCTGTTCGATGTCGGTCGAGCGCCACGTCGACCCGGAAGAAGGGAAGGAGATTCTGCTGTTCTGTGTCGAGGACGTGGAGAAGCGCAGGGAATTGGAGCGGACCGCCGCCGGAAGCCATTACCAGGACCTGATCAAGATCGCGAACGGGATCGCTCACGAGATCAGGAACCCCCTGGTCAGCCTGGGAGGTTTTCTGAACCGGATCTACAAGACCCACTCCGGGGATGATGAACTGATGAAATACCATGACATTTCCATGAGAAGTCTCAGGCGCATCGAAAACCTGATCGCCAAAGTCGAGCTCTTCGCCAGGCTCCCCACGCCTCAACTGGAGGAGACCGTCATTCGGGATTTGATCGAAGAACTGGCAAAATCCTACGAGGACGAGCTGAGAAAACGCAAGATCGAGCTGCATCTGACAGTCGACGATGCAGTGCTTCTTGTCGACCGGAACCTGATCGCCAAGGCGCTTGCCATTATCATCGAGAACGCGATCCAGGTGTTGCCCGGAGGCGGGCGGATAGAAATCCTGTCGAGGAGCATGTCCGATCAATACGAGTTGAGCGTCATCGACAACGGCCCGGGAATATCCGCGGACGATCTGCCCTATGTTTTCAATCCCTTTTTCAGTACCAGACCGGACGGGGTGGGAATCGACCTGGCAGTGGTCCGGCGGGTTGCGGAAACCCACGGCGGATGCGTCGGGGTCATTTCGAGCCCGGGTGAGGGGGCGACCTTCTATCTGAGGCTGCCCGTCGAGAGGCGTCGATCCATCCGCACGATGCGCCTTTCCGAAGACCACGGGGTCAAACCTACACTTTTCACTTTTCACAAATCTCCATGA
- a CDS encoding EF-hand domain-containing protein has product MKASRRTALGMALLIALTVFWTGLAAAQSTQAQSAQRPMMRCSERFDKLDTNHDGMVSKDEFMAVPHRRGNAEQNFANRDGNKDGTLTREEFCSGAGPGARGKGGGRGPMPQ; this is encoded by the coding sequence ATGAAAGCATCAAGACGGACGGCACTGGGTATGGCGCTGTTGATCGCACTCACCGTGTTTTGGACCGGTTTGGCCGCGGCTCAGAGCACCCAGGCACAATCCGCTCAGCGGCCCATGATGAGGTGTTCGGAACGGTTCGACAAGCTGGATACCAATCACGATGGAATGGTGAGCAAGGACGAGTTCATGGCGGTACCTCATCGGCGCGGGAATGCGGAACAGAACTTCGCAAACAGGGACGGCAACAAGGACGGCACCCTGACGAGAGAAGAATTCTGCTCGGGCGCAGGCCCCGGGGCAAGGGGTAAAGGCGGAGGCAGAGGGCCAATGCCCCAGTAA
- the rpe gene encoding ribulose-phosphate 3-epimerase, which produces MTEFPESERKRKSKLSASILSADFGKLAEEVKAVERAGTDWIHVDVMDGHFVPNITIGPDVVKAIRGVTALPLDVHLMIEKPERYIEAFIRAGAHYLGVHAEVSPHLHRTVQRIRELGARPVVTLNPSTPLCAVEDVLGDIDMVLLMTVNPGFGGQKFIPSMLPKIRRCREMIDESRLPVLLEVDGGVNRGTIDDLVDAGVDVFVAGSAVFAGNDYARNVNGLVERMR; this is translated from the coding sequence ATGACGGAATTTCCGGAATCGGAGCGCAAGAGAAAGAGCAAGCTTTCCGCGTCGATCCTGTCGGCGGATTTCGGGAAGCTTGCGGAAGAAGTCAAGGCGGTGGAACGAGCGGGAACGGATTGGATTCACGTGGACGTTATGGACGGCCATTTCGTGCCCAACATCACCATCGGTCCCGATGTGGTGAAGGCCATCCGCGGCGTCACCGCCCTGCCGCTCGACGTTCACCTCATGATCGAAAAGCCGGAGCGGTACATCGAGGCTTTCATCCGGGCGGGGGCCCACTACCTCGGGGTTCACGCCGAAGTCTCCCCGCATCTGCACCGCACGGTTCAACGCATTCGCGAGCTGGGGGCCAGGCCCGTGGTGACCCTCAACCCTTCCACCCCCCTTTGCGCCGTCGAAGACGTCCTCGGCGACATTGACATGGTGCTTCTCATGACCGTCAACCCGGGGTTCGGAGGGCAGAAATTCATTCCTTCCATGCTTCCCAAGATACGCCGATGCCGGGAAATGATCGATGAGTCGCGGCTCCCGGTGCTGCTCGAAGTGGACGGAGGAGTGAACCGGGGCACGATCGACGACCTGGTGGATGCGGGAGTGGACGTCTTTGTGGCCGGTTCGGCGGTTTTTGCCGGGAACGACTACGCCCGGAACGTCAATGGTCTGGTGGAGCGCATGCGCTAG
- a CDS encoding phosphoglucose isomerase produces the protein MLRCRSAKGGYGSTVPTTEPAARRATVFQVAPRDAGHGELRATRLQLPSGSQDDTMSEETMTKKVSDLYPVNAFLGGHAAEIQARIEALEKDRFASRFWRKDPDLWKSDPENRKSIANSMGWIDLPDKISLHAPALAEFARDLRICRFKHVVHMGMGGSSLAPLAFREIFEPGAEGLALTVLDSTSPSTILEIERRLPMAETFFIEASKSGATVESRSLGEYFHARMRAVKGKGAGVHFAVVTDPGSVLVKLAEERNYRGTFLNFADIGGRYSALSFFGLVPAALMGLDVEEILARGLSMMEACGPDVPVKKNPGMTLGVVMGEMALRGRNKLTVIASESLSALGMWLEQLIAESTGKEGKGIVPVVGEPLGDPAVYDDDRLFVVLCLEDEVDGVLESRIDALRKAGHPVIVVPMADRLDLGREFFRWEIATATAGAILGINPFDQPSVQESKDITKRFLEQVRDEGCLVEGKIELGDGPLQFYGIAPGAASAGQALSRFLKGARSGDYLAFLAYLPEASGVEPGLRNLRGLVRDRLKLATTLGFGPRYLHSTGQLHKGGPNTGVFLLITCDDPEDAPIPGQPYTFGVLRRAQALGDFEALAKHGRRVLRVHIAGNPVKGLAALEKAFREAL, from the coding sequence ATGCTCCGTTGCCGGTCGGCGAAGGGCGGGTACGGTTCCACCGTGCCCACGACCGAGCCCGCGGCGCGGCGGGCGACGGTTTTTCAGGTTGCGCCGCGCGATGCCGGTCATGGTGAGTTGCGCGCAACCCGGTTGCAGTTGCCGAGCGGCAGTCAAGACGACACGATGAGCGAGGAAACGATGACCAAGAAAGTGTCGGATCTCTACCCGGTGAATGCCTTTCTCGGCGGGCACGCGGCTGAAATCCAGGCGAGGATCGAGGCCCTGGAAAAGGATCGTTTTGCTTCCCGTTTCTGGCGCAAAGACCCCGATCTGTGGAAATCGGATCCCGAGAACCGGAAGTCGATCGCGAATTCCATGGGCTGGATCGATCTTCCCGACAAAATAAGCCTTCATGCCCCGGCACTCGCCGAATTCGCGCGCGACCTGAGAATCTGCCGTTTCAAGCACGTGGTTCACATGGGCATGGGCGGCAGCAGTCTTGCCCCTCTCGCATTCCGGGAAATCTTCGAACCCGGCGCGGAGGGGCTGGCTCTGACCGTGCTGGATTCGACCTCCCCTTCGACCATCCTGGAGATTGAACGTCGGCTGCCCATGGCGGAAACCTTTTTCATCGAGGCGAGCAAATCCGGCGCAACCGTGGAAAGCCGGTCGCTCGGCGAATACTTCCATGCCCGGATGAGAGCCGTGAAAGGGAAAGGTGCGGGGGTACATTTCGCGGTCGTCACCGATCCCGGGTCCGTCCTGGTGAAGCTGGCGGAGGAAAGAAACTATCGCGGCACCTTTCTGAATTTCGCAGACATCGGTGGGCGCTACTCGGCCCTGTCCTTTTTCGGATTGGTGCCGGCGGCGCTGATGGGGCTGGATGTCGAGGAAATTCTCGCCCGCGGCCTGTCCATGATGGAAGCGTGCGGGCCGGACGTTCCCGTGAAGAAAAATCCCGGCATGACCCTGGGCGTGGTGATGGGAGAAATGGCCCTGCGCGGCCGCAACAAACTCACCGTGATCGCTTCCGAATCACTCTCGGCCCTCGGCATGTGGCTCGAGCAACTGATCGCCGAAAGCACCGGAAAGGAAGGCAAGGGTATTGTCCCAGTCGTCGGCGAACCGCTCGGCGATCCTGCGGTGTACGACGATGACCGGTTGTTCGTGGTCCTTTGCCTTGAAGACGAGGTGGACGGGGTCCTCGAATCTCGAATCGACGCCTTGCGGAAGGCGGGGCACCCGGTGATCGTCGTCCCGATGGCCGACCGGCTGGATCTGGGCCGGGAATTTTTCCGCTGGGAGATTGCGACCGCGACCGCCGGGGCGATCCTGGGGATCAACCCTTTCGATCAACCCAGCGTGCAGGAAAGCAAGGACATCACGAAGCGGTTCCTGGAGCAGGTGCGCGACGAGGGCTGCCTGGTCGAGGGCAAGATTGAATTGGGGGATGGTCCCCTGCAGTTTTACGGGATTGCGCCGGGCGCGGCTTCCGCGGGGCAGGCGTTGTCCCGGTTTCTGAAGGGAGCCCGAAGCGGCGATTACCTGGCCTTTCTCGCTTATCTGCCTGAAGCCTCCGGTGTCGAGCCGGGCCTGCGGAATCTGCGCGGCCTGGTGAGGGACCGGCTGAAGCTGGCCACAACTTTGGGCTTCGGCCCCAGGTATCTCCATTCCACGGGGCAGCTGCATAAGGGGGGGCCGAATACCGGGGTGTTCCTGCTGATCACCTGCGACGACCCGGAAGACGCCCCGATTCCGGGGCAGCCATACACGTTCGGGGTATTGAGACGGGCCCAGGCGCTGGGCGATTTCGAAGCCCTGGCAAAGCACGGTCGGCGCGTGCTGCGGGTGCACATCGCCGGAAATCCGGTCAAGGGCCTGGCGGCCCTCGAGAAAGCGTTCAGAGAGGCGCTTTGA